The DNA region AGAAACACCATCATCAAAATCGCTGAACCAATAAACCTGTAAATTCCTGTTTTCTTTCTGTTGCTTAATCTCATTAAGACGAATTTAAATTAATCTTCAGCGTCCGTCAACACTTCTTTCTTATCAATGTCGGGATCTTCCACCACAAGGTTTTCCAGGATAAATGTTTGTCTGTCCGGAGTGTTTTTCCCCATGTAAAATTCCAGAAGTTGGTCAATGGTTTGATCCTTTCCGATTACGACCGGTTCTAACCGGATATCGTTTCCGATAAAATGTTTGAACTCATCGGGCGAAATTTCTCCCAACCCTTTAAATCGGGTGATTTCTGGATTTTTGCCGAGTTCTTCCAGTGCTTTGATTCTTTCGGGTTCGGTGTAGCAGTATCTTGTTTCCTTTTTATTTCTTACCCTGAAAAGCGGAGTCTGCAAAATGTAAAGATGTCCGTTCTTGATTAAATCCGGGAAAAACTGCAGGAAAAAAGTGATCATCAGAAGTCGGATGTGCATCCCGTCAACATCGGCGTCGGTCGCGATAATCACGTGATTGTAACGCAAATCCTCCAATGAATCCTCGATATTTAAAGCTGCCTGCAAAAGATTGAATTCCTCATTTTCATACACTACCCTTTTCGTCAAACCGTAACAGTTCAGCGGTTTCCCTTTGAGTGAAAAAACCGCCTGAGTTTCCACATCCCTGGATTTGGTAATCGATCCGGAAGCAGAATCACCTTCGGTAATGAAAATCATGGTTTCCGCCTTTCTGTCGGCTTTCTGATCATTGTAGTGCTGTCTGCAGTCGCGCAGTTTTTTATTATGGAGGGAAACTTTTTTTGCACGTTCTCTCGCAAGCTTCTGAATTCCCGAAAGTTCTTTTCTTTCCCTTTCAGAAATAATAATTTTTTTATGGATCGCTTCGGCAACTTCCGGATTTTGGTGCAGGAAATTGTCGAGTTTGTTTTTAAGAAAATTGGTAATGAAAGTTCTCACCGTTTCCTTTCCCGGCTCCATTTCGTTGGAACCAAGTTTCGTTTTGGTCTGCGATTCAAAAACCGGCTCGATCACTTTAATGGAAACTGCCGCGATAATTGACTTTCTGATATCTGCCGCTTCGAAATTTTTGTTGAAGAATTCACGTACCGTTTTTACATATGCCTCTCTGAAAGCGTTCAGGTGAGTTCCACCCTGTGTTGTATTTTGACCGTTAACGAAGGAAAAATAGGTTTCCGACTGCGATTTATCGGAATGGGTGATCGCCACTTCGATATCGTCGTCTTTCAGATGAACGATCGGATAAAGGATTTCGCCTTCGATTTCTTCCTGAAGCAAATCTTTCAAGCCGTTTTCCGAGTGGTAGGTTTCGCCATTGAAAACGATCTTTAGTCCCGGATTCAGATAACAATAGTTCTTGAGCATCTTCTCGATATACTCTTTCCTGAACTTGAAATGTGCAAAAATCGTCGAGTCGGGAACAAAGGTGATCTCGGTTCCGTTTCGGTCGGAAGTATCGGTTTCCTTATGGTTTTCGGTAATAATTCCTTTGGAAAATTCAGCCATTTTGACTTTTCCGTCGCGCACTGATTTTACCTTGAAATAATCAGAAAGTGCGTTGACTGCTTTCGTTCCCACCCCATTCAGACCAACCGATTTCTTAAAAGCTTTGGAATCGTATTTTCCACCGGTGTTCATTTTGGAAACGGCGTCAACTACTTTCCCCAAAGGAATTCCACGACCGTAATCACGAATCGTTGCCTTTCCTTCGTCGATTTTTATTTCGATTCTTTTGCCGGCTTTCATCACAAATTCGTCGATGGAATTGTCGATGATTTCCTTGAGGAGGATATAGATTCCGTCGTCCGCAGAAGAACCGTCACCGAGTTTCCCGATATACATCCCGGGTCGAATCCGGATATGCTCCTGCCAATCGAGGGTTCTGATGTTGTCTTCGGAATAGTTTACAGTAGTGTTGTCGCTCATTTTCCTCACCCAACCCTCTCCAAAGGAAAGGGCTTTTTCTTTTATAATTTTACTAAAATTCAATAACTCACAAAAATAGCGAAAGAAAAATTATAGAGAAAATTTTGTGGAAAAGTTTTGGGAGATGGAAGTCCGAAGTCCGATGACCGAAGTCGGAAGACCGAAGACAAAAAAAAGACCGGAGAAATCTACGGTCTTTACTTTCACTTTTGGACTGTCTTTTTCAGATAGTTTTCTACCAAAGCGACCCAATATCTTGCTCCAACCGGAAGTAAATCCTGGTTGAAAACATATTTCGGGTGGTGAACCATAAAAGTATCGCCATTCCCGAGCATGCAGTAATTTCCTTTTTTCTTTTCGAGCATAAAGGCGAAATCCTCGCTTCCCATGTACGGATGCGCGTCTGTAAAAACATTTTCTTCACCGAAAGTTTCTTTTGCCACTTTTGCTGCCCAATGGGTTTCCTCGTTGGTATTCACCAAGACAGTCCCCGGAATTCCTTCGCGGATTTCCACTTCACAGTTAAAGGATTCTGCCTGAGTTTTCGTGATCAGGCGAACTTTATCCAATACCATTTTTCGGTCCTCAGGATCCATATTTCGGATACTCAAACGAAGAATTGCCTTTTGTGGAACAGCATTTCCCGCGATTCCTGATTGGAAAGCACCTACGTTTACTACCGAAGTTCTCCACGGAGATACATTCCTGGAAACAATGGTTTGCAAAGCCATGACCAACGAAGAACCGCACACGATCGGGTCGATTCCCAATTCCGGCATGGAACCGTGACTGCCTTTTCCAGTGATTTCGATTTCCCAGTTATCGACAGCTGCCATGAATTTTCCGGTGTTGAAGTAGAATTTACCCAATTCCAAACCCGGCATATTGTGCATTCCGTACACCGAATCTACTGGGAATCTTTCGAAAAGTCCGTCTGCAATCATCGCCGGTGCTCCTTCCATCGTTTCTTCCCCGGGTTGGAAGAAAAAGCGAACTGTTCCGTTGAAGTTTTTGGTTTCTGACAGGTATTTTGCAGCACCCAAAAGCATCGTAGTATGCGCGTCGTGTCCGCAAAGGTGGGCGTTTCCTGCAACTGTACTCTTGTACGGAAGATCATTTTCTTCTTCGATAGGTAAAGCATCGAAATCAGCCCTTAAACCAATGGATTTTTCGCTGTCGCCATTTTTCAGAGGTGCCACTATACCGTATTTCCCAACACCTTCTGCGATTTCAAAACCACCGAAGGATTTCAAGGTGTCAACAATATATTTTGCGGTATTTTCTTCTTTCATGGAGAGCTCTGGATTTTTGTGCATCGTATCCATCCATGATTTCATTTCGGGTTTTCTGTCTTTTAAAATTTCTAAAGTGTTCATTCATAAATGACATTAATTTCTGCTGAATAAGTTTTCAATGCTTGAAAGGTAATTTTCGACTGATAAATTTACGGCTTTCTTAACCGAATCTATAGTTTGCTTCGTTAAAAAAATGTCAAAAAATTTCTCTTCGCACAAGTACAAAAAAAAAAGAGCGTTATCAATATAACGCCCTTAAATAAGTTTTTTAAAAACCGTCGCCGTCAAGAAGATTTCCCAACCCACCGAGAACACTTCCCTGCTCCCCGCGTTTTGTGGTTCCGTACTGAAGGATTCTGCTCGCCAATCGTGAAATGGGTAAAGTCTGAATCCAAACTGTTCCCGGTCCCCGAAGTTGTGCGAAGAACAAACCTTCACCCCCGAAAATCGAGTTTTTGATACCGCCCACAAACTGAATGTCGTAATCAACACCCTTGGTAAATGCAACGATACAGCCAGTGTCGATTTTGAGGATTTCCCCTGGTTGAAGTTGCTTCTCGATCACGTGTCCGCCACTGTGGACGAAGGTCATTCCGTCGCCTTCCAGTTTTTGCATGATGAAACCTTCGCCGCCGAAAAGTCCAGTTCCCAGTTTTTTCTGAAGTTCGATTCCCACCGAAACTCCTTTCGCTGCACAAAGGAAGCTGTCTTTCTGGCAAATCACTTTACCACCGAGTGCAGACAAATCAAGCGGAATAATCTTGCCGGAATACGGCGCCGCAAAAGTCACCTGTTTCTTTTGATTCGAGATGTTGGAATATACCGTCATGAAAAGGTTTTCGCCGGTGAGCATCCTTTTTCCGGCAGAGAAAATCTTGCCCATCAAACCTTTTTCCGTGCCGTCACCAAAGAGGGTTTCCATTTTGATTCCTTCGGTCATCATCATGAAACTTCCCGGTTCGGAGATGACGCTTTCTTTTGGGTCGAGCTCTATTTCCACACACTGCATTTCTTCGCCGTGGATTTTGTAGTCAATTTCGTGGTTGTTCATTTTTTAACGTTCTTTAGATTTATGTAATAAGTGAGTCAGATAAACAATTTGTTACAATTATCAAATCAGCCGGTGAATACAGCGATGTTCCGCCAGCTAAACGGAACCTGAAATTCATTTGTTGTAAAGAAATATTTCATGTCACAACCAAAATTTCGCGAATAATTGGTGCGTCGCATTGTAATTTTTATTACCTTTGATAGCAAAGTAAACATAATTTACTTAAAAACTAATAAACCATAAAAACTAATTATTAACCATTAACCTCAAAAAACATGAGAAAGTTCTTTTTTTGGGGTGTCGGCATACTTTTTTGCCGTCACAATTACGAATGCCCAAACTAATTCAGTTACAAAGGTCAGATTGCAACAGCACCGTTTATCAGCGCATCACAACAAGCCGCGATTGCTAACGGAAATTCCTTTTCTATTGACGAAACAAATCGCAAAACAATGCTGAATGCTTCCACGACTTCAGGAACAAATTACAATATTTCGCGAGTGGATTACTCTCAAAATAATGTTGCAAACAGTACTATGGATGTACCAAGAACTTGATCTGGGGCGCTTGGGAAGACTATACTATTAACGTAAGTAACAGTCTCGCTGTTGCGACTATAACGAAAGATCAGGTTCAGCTGTACCCTAATCCAACCAAAGGAAACCTTCAGGTGACCGGAATTACACCCGCCCACGTAAAAGTTTTCGGAATCGATGGAAAACTTATCCCTGCAAGATATGAAGGAAACGTGATTGATACCCATAAGCTAACAACGGGAGCTTATGTTATTCAAATCACCGACAAAGAAGGAAACACAGTTTCTAAACGATTTGTGAAGGACTAAGTCTAACCACTAATAGAAGTCGCCCCAAAAATTCGGGGCGATTTTTATATCAAGTGAGTCGGCCAATCTCATGAATCAGACAGGATCATAAGAAGGTTACAGCCGTTCAATTTTTTGTGGTTCCATAAAGTTAGTCCCAATTATTCTTCGTTGAAGCAGCGAATTTCCCACCTCCTGTGAAGAAAAGCGCCAACGCTCCAAAGAAAAACAGTGCCTGAACTTCGAGCGCCCATGCTCCAACCTCGGTCAGTTTTCCTATCTTGTCCATTGCTGCCGTAATCACCACCACAACCATTGTCCCACCCAAAAGGATCGAGGCAAGCCGAGTTCTGAAACCTACAATCAGCATTAATGGTGCAATAATTTCGCCTAAATAAACCAGATAAGCGAGAAACTTCGGAAGTCCGTTCTGCTCGAAAACGCCTTCAATAAAACCGGTTCCGTGCTTTATTTTTGCGATACCGTGGAGCAACATCAGCATTCCCAATGCCACCCTCAAAATCATAATTCCCAAGTCGTTGTTCTTTAACATAATTTTCATTTTTTAATATCACAAATTTAAGTTGAATTATTAGATTCTTCATTGATGTAGGGTAAGAAAAAAAGGCCTCATATTTTGAGACCCTTAATTGTTAGAATTTGTTCACCCATTTTTCATAGGCATCGATCCAGTTTTTCAGGAATTCCTGAGTTTTTTCAACACAGCTTCCGTCTTCGTTCCAGATTTGGGAAGAATTTCCGATATATGCTTCCGGTTGCTGCATTAACGGTACATCCACAAAAACAAATGCCTGACGTATATGATGATTCGCTGCCAAACCTCCCAATGCGCTTACAGAGGAAGTTACTACACCTCCCGGTTTTCCGGGCCAAACCGAACTTCCGTATGGTCTTGATCCGACATCCACCGCATTTTTCAGAGCTCCCGGAATGGTTCTGTTGTATTCCGGTGAAACGACAAGAATTCCATCGGCACTTTTAATTTTGGAGCGGAAATCTGTCCATTCCTGTGGTGGATTCTGATCCAAATCCTCATTGTATAACGGTAGATTTCCGATTTCTACAATTTCTAAATCTAAATTGTCGGATGATAATTTTTCAAGCTCGTTTGCGATTTTACGGTTGAAAGATTCTTTTCGTAAACTTCCGACCAGTACTGCTATTTTCTTTGCCATAATATTTTGCTTTTTAATGATTAAGAATTTCCGTAGATGTTACTTTCACCTCCGTCAATCGCGATGACCTGTCCGGAAACATATCCATTGTCTTCACTCAGAAGAAAGGTCACTAGTTTTGCCACTTCCGAAGGTTTGCCCAAACGTTTTGTCGGATTTCGGGAAGCGTACTCATCTTCTGCTGCCTGCGGATTTTCCGGGTTAACCTGTTTGAAGGCCTCTGCAACCATTGGAGTTTTTATTGCACCCGGAGCAATGGCGTTGGTCAAAATTCCATCGCGGCCATATTCGAGCGCCGCATTTTTACTCATTCCTGCAACAGCGTGTTTCGTCGCCACATATGCCGACTGATTCAGAACACCGCGGATACCGCCTACGGAAGCAACATTCACAATTCTTCCCGTTTTGTTTTTCTGCATTTCAGGAATTACGTAACGCATTCCGTAGTAAACT from Chryseobacterium suipulveris includes:
- a CDS encoding T9SS type A sorting domain-containing protein, which encodes MIWGAWEDYTINVSNSLAVATITKDQVQLYPNPTKGNLQVTGITPAHVKVFGIDGKLIPARYEGNVIDTHKLTTGAYVIQITDKEGNTVSKRFVKD
- a CDS encoding NADPH-dependent FMN reductase, encoding MAKKIAVLVGSLRKESFNRKIANELEKLSSDNLDLEIVEIGNLPLYNEDLDQNPPQEWTDFRSKIKSADGILVVSPEYNRTIPGALKNAVDVGSRPYGSSVWPGKPGGVVTSSVSALGGLAANHHIRQAFVFVDVPLMQQPEAYIGNSSQIWNEDGSCVEKTQEFLKNWIDAYEKWVNKF
- a CDS encoding M20 aminoacylase family protein, giving the protein MNTLEILKDRKPEMKSWMDTMHKNPELSMKEENTAKYIVDTLKSFGGFEIAEGVGKYGIVAPLKNGDSEKSIGLRADFDALPIEEENDLPYKSTVAGNAHLCGHDAHTTMLLGAAKYLSETKNFNGTVRFFFQPGEETMEGAPAMIADGLFERFPVDSVYGMHNMPGLELGKFYFNTGKFMAAVDNWEIEITGKGSHGSMPELGIDPIVCGSSLVMALQTIVSRNVSPWRTSVVNVGAFQSGIAGNAVPQKAILRLSIRNMDPEDRKMVLDKVRLITKTQAESFNCEVEIREGIPGTVLVNTNEETHWAAKVAKETFGEENVFTDAHPYMGSEDFAFMLEKKKGNYCMLGNGDTFMVHHPKYVFNQDLLPVGARYWVALVENYLKKTVQK
- a CDS encoding DNA topoisomerase IV subunit B gives rise to the protein MSDNTTVNYSEDNIRTLDWQEHIRIRPGMYIGKLGDGSSADDGIYILLKEIIDNSIDEFVMKAGKRIEIKIDEGKATIRDYGRGIPLGKVVDAVSKMNTGGKYDSKAFKKSVGLNGVGTKAVNALSDYFKVKSVRDGKVKMAEFSKGIITENHKETDTSDRNGTEITFVPDSTIFAHFKFRKEYIEKMLKNYCYLNPGLKIVFNGETYHSENGLKDLLQEEIEGEILYPIVHLKDDDIEVAITHSDKSQSETYFSFVNGQNTTQGGTHLNAFREAYVKTVREFFNKNFEAADIRKSIIAAVSIKVIEPVFESQTKTKLGSNEMEPGKETVRTFITNFLKNKLDNFLHQNPEVAEAIHKKIIISERERKELSGIQKLARERAKKVSLHNKKLRDCRQHYNDQKADRKAETMIFITEGDSASGSITKSRDVETQAVFSLKGKPLNCYGLTKRVVYENEEFNLLQAALNIEDSLEDLRYNHVIIATDADVDGMHIRLLMITFFLQFFPDLIKNGHLYILQTPLFRVRNKKETRYCYTEPERIKALEELGKNPEITRFKGLGEISPDEFKHFIGNDIRLEPVVIGKDQTIDQLLEFYMGKNTPDRQTFILENLVVEDPDIDKKEVLTDAED
- a CDS encoding glucose 1-dehydrogenase — translated: MSDFKNKTVIITGAAMGLGLAVAEELASKGANLTLVDYNEEALTKAKNELASKYPDAKYLTVTADVSNEEAVKNYVNATVSEFGKIDGFYNNAGIEGRQAPMTEYDINMFKKVVDINLMGVYYGMRYVIPEMQKNKTGRIVNVASVGGIRGVLNQSAYVATKHAVAGMSKNAALEYGRDGILTNAIAPGAIKTPMVAEAFKQVNPENPQAAEDEYASRNPTKRLGKPSEVAKLVTFLLSEDNGYVSGQVIAIDGGESNIYGNS
- a CDS encoding TIGR00266 family protein encodes the protein MNNHEIDYKIHGEEMQCVEIELDPKESVISEPGSFMMMTEGIKMETLFGDGTEKGLMGKIFSAGKRMLTGENLFMTVYSNISNQKKQVTFAAPYSGKIIPLDLSALGGKVICQKDSFLCAAKGVSVGIELQKKLGTGLFGGEGFIMQKLEGDGMTFVHSGGHVIEKQLQPGEILKIDTGCIVAFTKGVDYDIQFVGGIKNSIFGGEGLFFAQLRGPGTVWIQTLPISRLASRILQYGTTKRGEQGSVLGGLGNLLDGDGF
- a CDS encoding DoxX family protein; protein product: MKIMLKNNDLGIMILRVALGMLMLLHGIAKIKHGTGFIEGVFEQNGLPKFLAYLVYLGEIIAPLMLIVGFRTRLASILLGGTMVVVVITAAMDKIGKLTEVGAWALEVQALFFFGALALFFTGGGKFAASTKNNWD